From one Enterobacter kobei genomic stretch:
- a CDS encoding YjiG family protein, whose translation MSHPTSNPVITDVFVAGARKGWNIATTSTLPNVVMAFIIIKALEITGALKGMGLLFSPLMGLFGLPGEAAAVLIGGWMSMGGGIGVAIGLFDKGIITGEHLAIMAPAIYLMGSQVQYLGRILGVIGTSARRIPLMIVISVINAFIAMLLMRIII comes from the coding sequence ATGAGCCATCCAACATCTAATCCTGTTATTACCGATGTGTTTGTTGCGGGCGCGCGCAAGGGCTGGAATATCGCCACCACCAGCACGCTGCCCAACGTGGTGATGGCCTTTATCATCATCAAAGCGCTGGAGATCACCGGCGCGCTGAAAGGCATGGGGCTGCTTTTCTCCCCGCTGATGGGGCTATTCGGCCTGCCGGGCGAAGCGGCGGCGGTGCTGATCGGCGGCTGGATGTCGATGGGCGGCGGTATCGGCGTCGCCATTGGCTTATTCGATAAGGGCATTATCACCGGCGAACATCTGGCGATCATGGCCCCGGCCATTTATCTGATGGGCTCGCAGGTACAGTACCTCGGGCGTATTCTCGGCGTGATCGGCACCAGCGCGCGCCGTATTCCGCTGATGATTGTCATCTCGGTCATCAACGCCTTCATCGCTATGTTACTGATGCGTATCATTATCTAG
- the entH gene encoding proofreading thioesterase EntH — protein sequence MIWKRHLSLDELNATSADTLVAHLGIVYTRLGDDVLEAIMPVDARTHQPFGLLHGGASAALAETLGSMAGYLMTREGQCVVGTELNATHHRPVSQGRVRGVCQPLHLGRQSQSWEIVVFDEQGRRCCTCRLSTAVMG from the coding sequence ATGATCTGGAAACGTCATTTATCCCTCGACGAGCTGAACGCCACCAGCGCGGATACCCTGGTGGCACACCTCGGCATTGTCTATACCCGTCTGGGTGATGATGTACTGGAGGCGATAATGCCAGTGGATGCGCGCACTCATCAGCCGTTCGGCCTGCTGCACGGCGGTGCGTCGGCGGCGCTGGCGGAAACCCTGGGGTCGATGGCCGGTTATCTGATGACCCGTGAAGGCCAGTGCGTGGTGGGTACAGAGCTGAACGCCACGCATCACCGCCCGGTATCGCAGGGCAGGGTGCGGGGCGTCTGCCAGCCGTTGCACCTCGGGCGGCAAAGTCAGAGCTGGGAGATTGTGGTGTTTGACGAGCAGGGACGGCGCTGCTGCACCTGCCGGTTAAGTACGGCGGTGATGGGGTAG
- a CDS encoding M20 family metallopeptidase, translating to MNIEHYIAELESLVNVDCGTQTVHGVAQVANTLAALWRQEGWHVTEVDLGNAVGPGLLVTNQPQATHYDVLLVGHMDTVFPAGTVAERPMSRDDSRLYGPGVSDMKSGLLNILWAMRELSAADKNRLSIAVAMNPDEETGSVYSDAWLSGLARNARAVLVCEAARADGSLVKARKGLAGYQLTFSGVAAHAGNDPEKGRSAITALANAVIAINALADMPRGTTLNMGVVSGGSASNVVADRATAELDLRYWENSEYDRVHARLEALCAEGFLEGVTTTLTRLNYKPAMAASDGTAALMALVEKAGEAEGIPVSWQAVGGGSDANHIAALGIPTLDGLGPVGAGFHSPAEWLDIASIAPRIRLLKRIVSML from the coding sequence ATGAATATCGAACACTATATTGCTGAACTGGAAAGCCTGGTCAACGTTGACTGCGGCACGCAAACGGTGCACGGCGTGGCGCAGGTCGCCAATACGCTGGCGGCGCTGTGGCGTCAGGAAGGCTGGCACGTCACGGAAGTAGACCTCGGTAACGCGGTGGGACCGGGCCTGCTGGTGACGAATCAGCCACAGGCCACTCATTATGATGTGCTGCTGGTCGGCCACATGGACACGGTGTTCCCCGCAGGCACCGTGGCCGAACGCCCGATGAGCCGTGACGACAGCCGCCTGTACGGGCCTGGCGTGTCGGACATGAAAAGCGGCCTGCTGAATATTCTCTGGGCGATGCGTGAGCTTTCCGCCGCCGATAAAAATCGGCTCAGCATTGCGGTGGCGATGAACCCGGATGAAGAGACCGGATCGGTGTATTCGGACGCCTGGCTCAGCGGCCTTGCCCGTAATGCGCGGGCGGTGCTGGTATGCGAAGCGGCGCGCGCCGACGGTTCGCTGGTGAAAGCGCGTAAGGGGCTGGCAGGTTATCAGCTGACCTTCAGCGGCGTCGCCGCCCATGCGGGTAACGATCCGGAGAAAGGCCGCTCTGCGATCACCGCGCTGGCAAATGCGGTGATCGCCATTAACGCGCTGGCCGATATGCCGCGCGGCACTACGCTGAATATGGGGGTGGTCAGCGGCGGCAGCGCGTCTAACGTGGTGGCGGATCGCGCCACGGCCGAGCTTGATCTGCGCTACTGGGAAAACAGCGAATACGATCGCGTCCACGCCCGGCTGGAAGCGCTGTGTGCGGAAGGTTTTCTTGAGGGAGTTACCACCACGCTGACGCGTCTTAACTACAAACCGGCGATGGCGGCAAGCGACGGCACCGCCGCCCTGATGGCGCTGGTGGAAAAAGCCGGGGAGGCAGAAGGTATTCCGGTGAGCTGGCAGGCAGTGGGCGGCGGCAGCGACGCCAACCATATAGCCGCGCTCGGCATACCGACGCTGGACGGCTTAGGCCCGGTCGGCGCAGGCTTTCACAGTCCGGCGGAATGGCTGGATATCGCCTCCATCGCGCCGCGGATCCGCCTGTTGAAGCGGATTGTATCCATGCTCTGA
- a CDS encoding nucleoside recognition domain-containing protein: protein MDVTQDDRKAGPVAYFALAFAAVFFSGLLGGKEWYGVFDFTTLNGAFGKVVSGVSQNGDVLKTTTSAFRGVGGHGAMDGFLFALGLIPAVMFALGMINVLEHYGALNAARRLLTPLLRPLLGLPGTTGLALIGSLQSTDVGASLTRNLADEGLLDDSEKDVFAMFQFSAGAMITNFFSSGAILFTLIAADGTAAVPTSIGMCILVMFVMKIVGANLMRLFIRFTHKKSITAQGAA, encoded by the coding sequence ATGGATGTAACGCAAGATGATCGTAAAGCGGGTCCGGTGGCGTACTTTGCGCTGGCCTTTGCGGCCGTGTTTTTTTCAGGGCTGCTGGGCGGCAAAGAATGGTACGGGGTATTTGATTTCACCACCCTGAATGGGGCGTTTGGCAAAGTGGTGTCCGGCGTCAGTCAGAACGGCGATGTGCTGAAAACCACCACCAGCGCCTTTCGTGGTGTGGGCGGCCACGGCGCGATGGACGGCTTTCTGTTCGCCCTTGGGCTGATCCCGGCGGTCATGTTCGCGCTGGGGATGATTAACGTGCTGGAGCATTATGGCGCGCTGAATGCCGCCCGCCGTCTGTTAACGCCGCTGCTGCGCCCGTTGCTGGGCCTGCCGGGTACGACCGGACTGGCGCTGATCGGCAGCCTGCAAAGCACCGATGTCGGCGCGTCCTTAACCCGTAATCTGGCGGATGAGGGCCTGCTGGATGACAGCGAAAAAGACGTTTTCGCCATGTTCCAGTTTTCCGCCGGGGCAATGATCACTAACTTTTTCTCCTCCGGGGCGATCCTTTTTACGCTGATCGCCGCCGATGGCACCGCCGCCGTACCCACCTCCATCGGCATGTGTATTCTGGTGATGTTCGTGATGAAAATTGTCGGCGCGAACCTGATGCGCCTGTTTATTCGCTTTACGCACAAAAAAAGCATCACTGCACAAGGAGCGGCATGA
- the entA gene encoding 2,3-dihydro-2,3-dihydroxybenzoate dehydrogenase EntA, with translation MAGLDFNGQTVWVTGAGKGIGYAIARAFADARAQVIGFDLDFPQTAYPFACERLDVADAVQVADTCQRLLARTARLDVLVNAAGILRMGATDAISLDDWQQTMAVNVGGAFNLFQQTMPQFRAQQGGAIVTVASDAAHTPRLGMSAYGASKAALKSLTLTVGLELAASGVRCNLVSPGSTDTDMQRTLWTSEDAEQQRIRGFGEQFKLGIPLGKIAKPEDIAGTVMFLASDLAGHITLQDLVVDGGSTLGA, from the coding sequence GATTTTAACGGTCAAACCGTGTGGGTAACCGGGGCCGGTAAAGGTATCGGTTACGCCATTGCGCGGGCCTTTGCCGACGCGCGCGCACAGGTGATCGGCTTCGATCTGGACTTTCCGCAGACAGCCTATCCGTTCGCCTGCGAGCGGCTGGATGTGGCCGATGCCGTGCAGGTTGCCGACACCTGTCAGCGTCTGCTGGCGCGCACCGCACGGCTGGACGTGCTGGTCAACGCCGCGGGCATTTTGCGCATGGGCGCGACCGATGCCATCAGCCTTGACGACTGGCAGCAGACCATGGCGGTGAACGTCGGCGGGGCGTTTAATCTCTTTCAGCAGACGATGCCCCAATTCCGTGCCCAGCAGGGCGGGGCGATCGTGACCGTGGCCTCCGATGCCGCACACACGCCGCGTCTGGGCATGAGCGCTTATGGCGCATCGAAAGCGGCGCTGAAAAGCCTGACCCTGACCGTCGGGCTGGAACTGGCGGCCAGCGGCGTGCGCTGTAACCTTGTCTCTCCAGGCTCCACCGATACCGATATGCAGCGTACACTGTGGACCAGCGAGGACGCTGAACAGCAGCGCATTCGCGGCTTCGGCGAGCAGTTCAAGCTCGGCATTCCGCTGGGAAAAATCGCCAAACCGGAGGATATCGCCGGTACCGTCATGTTTCTGGCCTCGGATCTGGCCGGGCACATCACCTTACAGGATCTGGTGGTGGACGGCGGCTCGACGCTGGGAGCATAA